The following proteins are encoded in a genomic region of Nitratireductor sp. GISD-1A_MAKvit:
- a CDS encoding phosphoribosyltransferase: MTHSDFQIDPQAFWQVLEPAGSFERAPRGGHKGFFPAELPDGRQLGLPIRVLSGGERALASLIVNQASFAVSDALAKALAEKASAFRPDVVVGLPTLGLTLASQVARALGHSRYVPLSTSRKFWYEEERSVPLRSVTSPDQQKRLYVDPRMLPLIEGRRVLLVDDVISSGSSILAGLKLLKLCNIEPVAIGAAMLQTDRWREALSAESAGICERVVGVFETPALAPTPEGGWLPDV; the protein is encoded by the coding sequence ATGACGCATTCCGATTTCCAGATCGATCCCCAGGCATTCTGGCAGGTGCTCGAACCGGCAGGAAGCTTTGAGCGCGCCCCGCGCGGGGGCCATAAGGGTTTCTTTCCCGCAGAGCTTCCCGACGGGCGTCAGCTCGGCCTCCCGATCCGCGTTCTTTCGGGCGGCGAGCGCGCACTTGCCTCGCTCATCGTCAACCAGGCAAGTTTCGCCGTTTCCGATGCGCTGGCAAAGGCGCTGGCTGAAAAGGCGTCGGCCTTCAGGCCCGATGTTGTTGTCGGCCTGCCGACCCTTGGTCTGACGCTTGCCTCGCAGGTTGCCCGCGCGCTCGGCCACAGCCGCTATGTGCCGCTCAGCACGTCGCGCAAGTTCTGGTATGAGGAAGAGCGCTCGGTTCCGCTGCGCTCGGTCACCAGCCCCGACCAGCAGAAACGGCTTTACGTGGACCCGCGCATGCTGCCGCTCATCGAGGGTCGCCGCGTGCTTCTGGTGGATGATGTCATCAGCAGCGGAAGCTCCATTCTCGCTGGCCTGAAGCTCCTCAAACTGTGCAACATCGAACCCGTCGCCATCGGTGCGGCGATGTTGCAGACCGACCGCTGGCGCGAGGCGCTTTCGGCGGAAAGCGCAGGTATCTGCGAACGCGTGGTCGGCGTGTTCGAAACGCCGGCGCTGGCGCCGACGCCCGAAGGCGGGTGGCTCCCCGACGTATGA
- a CDS encoding class I SAM-dependent methyltransferase has protein sequence MTVVDRWRPETAAGGFTRDDEDIAFYTRVNALIHPEMVLVDLGAGRGSRFDDGSAAFRKSFCNFQGRVKHVVGLDVDPVVREHPHLDEAHVIEPGGTLPLEDSSVDIIVCEWVVEHVEHPQEFADEIHRVLKPGGWFCALTPNSYGYVGISNRIIPESVKDRLMRIVWPERPHEDVFPTYYRMNTMGSIRHAFGDDRWSHHGYTANGTPRYHGNTAIGFAMVAFVQAIMPPPMRTNLLVFSQKRDIAETASLNRKKAA, from the coding sequence ATGACGGTTGTTGACCGATGGCGGCCCGAAACCGCAGCGGGCGGGTTCACCCGCGATGATGAAGATATCGCATTTTACACACGGGTTAACGCGCTCATTCACCCCGAAATGGTTCTGGTCGATCTGGGCGCTGGACGCGGATCCCGCTTCGACGACGGAAGCGCTGCATTTCGCAAAAGCTTCTGCAATTTTCAGGGCCGGGTCAAACATGTGGTCGGCCTCGATGTGGACCCGGTCGTTCGAGAGCATCCTCATCTGGACGAAGCCCATGTCATCGAACCCGGTGGAACCCTCCCGCTTGAAGATTCGAGTGTCGACATCATTGTGTGCGAATGGGTGGTCGAACATGTGGAACACCCGCAGGAATTCGCCGATGAAATACACCGCGTGCTCAAGCCGGGCGGCTGGTTCTGCGCGTTGACTCCCAACAGCTATGGCTATGTGGGCATTTCTAACCGGATCATCCCCGAAAGCGTCAAGGATCGCCTTATGCGTATCGTGTGGCCGGAGCGGCCGCATGAAGACGTGTTTCCGACATATTATCGCATGAACACGATGGGGAGCATTCGCCACGCGTTTGGCGACGACCGGTGGTCACATCACGGTTACACCGCAAACGGAACTCCGCGCTATCACGGCAACACGGCGATCGGCTTTGCGATGGTGGCATTTGTGCAGGCAATCATGCCGCCGCCGATGCGCACCAATCTCCTGGTGTTTTCGCAAAAGCGGGACATTGCCGAAACAGCATCTCTCAACAGGAAAAAGGCGGCCTGA
- a CDS encoding M20 aminoacylase family protein produces the protein MAVNEDVRAELDFLVALRRDLHAHPELGFEEERTSQIVAEHLTETGMKVHRGLGGTGVVGTLTVGNGPRTIGLRADMDALAMPETADRPYKSTVPGKMHACGHDGHTTLLLGAARELARTRNFSGTVHFIFQPAEEGRGGAKRMVEDGLFELFPCDAVYGLHNMPGLDTDEMAVVAGPQLASSDSWQVRFRGVGTHGAKPHLGKDPVTAGGHFVSSLQTIVGRVVDPLQPAVVSACSVQAGDPKALNVIPDFIDIAGTARAYTPRVRDQLEEEIGRLANGVASMFGIEAEYRFIRRIPPVVNDADATARALAAAKTVCGAKVRTDFPPSTAGDDFAFFSQEVPGAYVWLGNGPAVDGALHHNTAYDFNDGAIGTGVKFWTTLVEQELAA, from the coding sequence ATGGCTGTTAACGAGGATGTTCGCGCGGAGCTGGATTTTCTCGTCGCATTGCGACGCGATCTGCACGCACATCCCGAGCTGGGCTTCGAGGAAGAGCGGACCAGCCAGATTGTCGCCGAACATCTGACAGAGACCGGCATGAAAGTGCATCGCGGCCTTGGCGGCACCGGCGTGGTGGGCACGCTGACGGTGGGCAACGGCCCGCGCACCATTGGCCTGCGCGCCGACATGGATGCGCTGGCCATGCCCGAAACCGCCGACCGCCCCTATAAATCCACCGTGCCCGGCAAGATGCATGCCTGCGGACATGACGGTCACACGACGCTGCTTTTGGGCGCGGCGCGCGAACTGGCGCGGACGCGCAATTTCTCCGGCACGGTGCACTTCATCTTTCAGCCGGCGGAAGAAGGCCGTGGCGGCGCAAAGCGCATGGTGGAAGACGGCCTGTTCGAGCTGTTCCCCTGCGATGCGGTCTATGGCCTGCACAACATGCCCGGCCTCGACACCGACGAGATGGCCGTGGTGGCCGGCCCGCAGCTTGCCTCTTCCGACAGCTGGCAGGTGCGTTTTCGCGGTGTGGGCACCCATGGCGCAAAACCGCATCTGGGCAAGGATCCGGTGACGGCGGGCGGGCACTTCGTTTCCAGCCTGCAGACGATTGTGGGCCGCGTGGTGGACCCGTTGCAGCCGGCCGTGGTGAGCGCCTGCTCGGTACAGGCAGGCGACCCCAAGGCGCTCAACGTGATTCCCGATTTCATCGACATTGCAGGCACGGCCCGCGCCTACACGCCACGTGTGCGCGACCAGCTTGAAGAAGAGATCGGTCGGCTGGCGAATGGCGTTGCGTCCATGTTCGGCATCGAGGCGGAGTATCGCTTCATCCGGCGCATACCACCCGTCGTGAACGATGCGGATGCGACGGCACGGGCGCTGGCAGCGGCAAAGACCGTGTGCGGTGCGAAGGTGCGCACCGATTTTCCGCCTTCGACGGCGGGCGATGACTTTGCCTTCTTTTCGCAGGAAGTGCCCGGTGCCTATGTGTGGCTTGGCAATGGCCCGGCGGTGGATGGCGCGCTGCACCACAATACGGCCTATGACTTCAATGACGGGGCGATCGGCACCGGCGTGAAATTCTGGACGACGCTGGTGGAGCAGGAACTGGCGGCCTGA
- a CDS encoding class I adenylate-forming enzyme family protein, with protein MRVEAFLTSQSKLFPSATAIVTGPERLSYADLDRLSQRLAAALRAKGVRPGARIALFMDNIQEMAVAIFAGLKAGATVVPVNPGVKSDGLAHVLADCTPSVLIHEARHARVCTEAQNKAGYSPPCIVARATESMQHDSVAFEACLALEAPLPDPLEDEDQLAFVIYTSGSSGRPKGVMLSHRNVDAASAMIGDYLENDETDIVLSALPLSFTYGLYQLLVAVRSGATLVLEKSFAFPHAVLEKARNERVTGFPMVPTMAAMLAGLDGLAAGSLPSLRYITNASGPLPPAHSKALRRLFPEARLYSMYGLTECARATFLDPEEIDRHPCSVGKALPGTEALVLDESGSEAETNAPGELVIRGPHVMQGYWNNPEATANTLRRGPDGVGRYLHTGDIFSRDENGLLHFIGRRDEVVKIRGEKVSPKQVETVLTDCPGVCEALAFTKPDPIDGHRLEALIVRADPELSEQTIARHCKRHLPDTMMPKAFIFRAELPKSANGKINRRHAAIEALKAS; from the coding sequence ATGCGCGTTGAAGCCTTCCTCACCAGCCAGTCGAAACTTTTCCCCTCGGCCACAGCGATCGTTACCGGCCCGGAGCGGTTAAGCTACGCAGATCTCGATCGCCTGTCTCAACGGTTGGCAGCAGCGTTACGTGCCAAGGGTGTCAGACCCGGTGCGCGCATTGCACTGTTCATGGACAACATTCAGGAAATGGCGGTCGCGATCTTTGCCGGACTGAAAGCCGGCGCAACGGTCGTCCCCGTCAATCCCGGTGTGAAGTCCGACGGACTTGCGCATGTCTTAGCGGACTGCACGCCCAGCGTCTTAATTCATGAAGCAAGACATGCCCGTGTCTGCACGGAAGCGCAAAACAAGGCGGGATACAGCCCTCCATGCATTGTCGCGCGGGCCACGGAGAGCATGCAGCATGACAGCGTCGCTTTCGAAGCCTGCCTTGCCCTGGAGGCTCCGTTACCCGACCCGCTGGAAGATGAAGACCAACTTGCATTTGTAATCTACACATCCGGCTCCTCGGGAAGGCCGAAGGGTGTGATGCTGAGCCACCGAAACGTCGATGCGGCGTCGGCGATGATCGGCGACTATCTCGAAAATGACGAAACGGACATCGTCCTTTCCGCCCTCCCATTGTCCTTTACCTATGGGCTCTACCAGCTTCTTGTTGCCGTGCGCAGCGGAGCGACTCTGGTTCTCGAAAAGAGCTTTGCCTTTCCCCATGCCGTTCTTGAGAAAGCGCGCAATGAGCGCGTGACTGGCTTTCCCATGGTTCCGACCATGGCTGCAATGCTGGCCGGGCTCGATGGGCTTGCCGCCGGAAGCCTGCCCTCCTTGCGCTACATCACCAATGCATCGGGCCCGCTGCCCCCGGCCCATTCGAAAGCCCTTCGGAGACTTTTTCCGGAAGCGCGGCTGTACTCCATGTACGGCCTCACCGAATGCGCGCGCGCCACTTTTCTCGATCCCGAAGAGATTGACCGGCACCCGTGCTCGGTCGGAAAGGCGCTTCCTGGAACCGAGGCGCTGGTCCTTGACGAAAGCGGCAGCGAAGCAGAAACGAACGCACCTGGTGAGCTCGTCATTCGGGGCCCTCACGTCATGCAGGGATACTGGAACAACCCCGAAGCCACGGCAAACACGCTTCGTCGGGGCCCTGACGGTGTCGGCAGATATCTTCACACCGGTGACATCTTCAGTCGTGATGAGAACGGGCTGCTTCATTTCATCGGCCGCCGGGATGAAGTGGTGAAAATACGCGGCGAAAAGGTCTCGCCCAAACAGGTGGAAACCGTCCTCACGGACTGCCCCGGCGTCTGCGAAGCTCTCGCATTCACCAAACCCGATCCAATTGACGGTCATCGTCTCGAAGCACTCATTGTGCGCGCAGATCCCGAATTGTCCGAGCAGACGATAGCGCGGCACTGCAAGCGCCACTTACCCGACACGATGATGCCAAAAGCATTCATTTTCCGAGCGGAACTGCCAAAATCCGCAAATGGCAAAATCAACCGCCGCCACGCTGCCATAGAGGCCCTGAAAGCGTCATGA
- the rocF gene encoding arginase: MHCKILGIPVQDGAGRRGCEMGPSALRTAGLPEALGTLGHRVTDLGTVVPRSLEVPPHGNAALKALPEIVAWTAAISRAAYEASSDGMPIFLGGDHSMAAGTLAGVAKRAAETERPLFVLWLDAHPDFHTLETTTSGNLHGVPLAYASGQPGFDGIFPPLHTAIDPKRICAMGLRSVDPAERAALHRAGVTVHDMRAIDEHGLAPLLRGFLERVAAENGHLHVSLDVDFLDPAIAPAVGTTVPGGATFREAHLAMEMLHDSGLVSSLDLVELNPFLDERGRTATLLVDLTASLLGRRIMDRPTRSH, from the coding sequence ATGCATTGCAAGATTTTGGGCATTCCGGTGCAGGATGGCGCCGGGCGCAGGGGCTGCGAAATGGGGCCGAGTGCGTTGCGCACGGCGGGTCTCCCGGAAGCGCTCGGCACTCTTGGCCACCGGGTGACCGACCTGGGCACTGTTGTACCCCGATCGCTGGAAGTTCCGCCGCACGGTAACGCCGCGCTAAAGGCCCTGCCAGAGATCGTTGCTTGGACAGCTGCGATCAGCAGGGCTGCCTATGAAGCGAGCAGCGACGGGATGCCGATTTTTCTCGGCGGTGATCACAGCATGGCAGCAGGTACGCTCGCAGGTGTTGCCAAACGGGCAGCAGAGACCGAAAGACCGCTCTTCGTTCTGTGGCTTGATGCGCATCCGGATTTTCATACGCTTGAAACCACCACGAGCGGCAATCTGCATGGTGTGCCGCTGGCCTATGCGAGTGGCCAGCCAGGCTTCGATGGCATTTTCCCGCCGCTGCATACGGCGATCGATCCGAAGCGCATCTGTGCGATGGGGCTGCGCAGTGTGGATCCTGCCGAGCGCGCCGCTCTGCACCGGGCAGGTGTTACCGTTCATGATATGCGCGCGATAGACGAACACGGTCTGGCACCGCTCCTGCGTGGCTTTCTGGAGCGTGTTGCCGCCGAGAACGGACACCTTCATGTCAGCCTCGATGTCGATTTCCTCGATCCAGCCATCGCGCCGGCGGTTGGCACCACCGTGCCCGGCGGCGCGACGTTCCGCGAAGCCCATCTCGCGATGGAGATGCTGCATGACAGCGGCCTCGTCTCCAGCCTCGACCTCGTGGAACTCAATCCTTTTCTCGATGAGCGCGGTCGCACGGCCACCCTGCTCGTCGACCTCACAGCCAGTCTGCTTGGCCGGCGCATCATGGACCGGCCGACAAGGAGCCATTGA
- a CDS encoding acyl carrier protein, which translates to MSQPVNADIRAFIIENFLFGDVDEAPADDDSLIENDIVDSTGILEMVSFLEEHFAIEIADPEIVPENFDTIAKLSAFVTGKQKSRERAPVGA; encoded by the coding sequence ATGTCCCAGCCCGTAAATGCCGATATCCGCGCCTTCATCATCGAGAATTTCCTGTTCGGTGATGTAGACGAAGCTCCTGCAGACGATGACTCGCTGATCGAAAACGACATCGTGGATTCCACCGGCATACTGGAAATGGTTTCGTTTCTGGAAGAACACTTCGCCATCGAAATCGCCGATCCGGAGATCGTTCCGGAAAACTTCGACACCATCGCCAAGTTAAGCGCTTTCGTCACAGGCAAGCAGAAATCCAGGGAGAGAGCGCCGGTTGGCGCCTAG
- a CDS encoding ornithine cyclodeaminase, producing the protein MKYTPASDKLNLVPFVSVHHMMELVLEIGVERFLAELTVYIEEDFRRWEDFDKTPRVASHSCEGVIELMPTSDGRHYGFKYVNGHPKNTREGRQTVTAFGVYADVGNGYPLLITEMTILTALRTAATSALAAKYLAPEGARTMALIGNGAQSEFQAMAFKAALGVDHLRLYDIDGDATAKCLRNLRGLGFETVACNTPEEAVEGADIITTATADKLNATILTDNMVGSGVHINAVGGDCPGKTELHRDILTRSDIFVEYPPQTRIEGEIQQLSEDHPVEELWKVITGKVKGRREARQITLFDSVGFATEDFSALRYVYDRMRETGHFIELDLLADPDEPRDLFGMLLRFPGSSLLASSKTG; encoded by the coding sequence ATGAAGTACACCCCTGCAAGCGACAAGCTGAATCTCGTTCCCTTCGTCAGCGTGCATCACATGATGGAACTGGTGCTGGAGATCGGGGTCGAGCGGTTCCTGGCGGAATTGACCGTTTACATCGAAGAGGATTTCCGCCGCTGGGAGGATTTCGACAAGACGCCGCGGGTGGCCTCCCACAGTTGTGAGGGCGTTATCGAACTGATGCCGACCAGCGATGGCAGGCACTACGGCTTCAAATATGTCAACGGCCACCCCAAGAACACGCGCGAGGGCCGGCAGACGGTGACGGCGTTCGGCGTGTATGCGGATGTGGGCAATGGCTATCCCCTGCTGATCACCGAGATGACCATACTGACGGCGTTACGCACGGCGGCGACTTCTGCGCTGGCCGCAAAATATCTGGCGCCTGAAGGGGCCCGTACCATGGCGCTGATCGGCAATGGCGCGCAGTCCGAGTTTCAGGCAATGGCCTTCAAGGCTGCACTCGGTGTCGACCACCTTCGGCTCTACGACATTGATGGCGATGCAACGGCAAAGTGCTTGCGCAATCTGCGAGGGCTGGGCTTCGAGACGGTTGCGTGCAACACGCCGGAAGAGGCGGTCGAAGGGGCCGATATCATCACCACCGCGACGGCAGACAAACTAAATGCCACCATCCTGACCGACAATATGGTCGGCTCCGGCGTTCACATAAACGCTGTGGGTGGTGACTGCCCCGGCAAGACCGAGCTGCATCGCGACATCCTGACCCGTTCCGACATCTTTGTTGAATATCCGCCGCAAACCCGCATTGAGGGCGAAATTCAGCAGCTTTCGGAAGACCACCCGGTGGAGGAGCTTTGGAAGGTGATCACTGGCAAGGTGAAGGGGCGGCGCGAGGCGCGGCAGATCACGCTGTTTGATTCCGTCGGGTTTGCGACGGAGGATTTTTCTGCCCTGCGCTATGTCTATGACCGCATGCGGGAGACGGGGCACTTTATCGAGCTCGACCTTCTGGCCGATCCCGATGAACCGCGGGATCTCTTCGGCATGCTGCTGCGTTTCCCCGGTTCATCGCTTCTGGCTTCCAGCAAGACCGGCTGA
- a CDS encoding glycoside hydrolase family 5 protein, whose amino-acid sequence MANKKLGIGRFAAAVLIFAFSAGGLEAATFSPGRGVNLDLWDTWPDEADWGRRDVLLPYPEWRRKMGTEDLALLKATGFDFLRMPVDPIPFLSPKSADFREELFSSVLDGVRNINAAGLKVIVDLHPIPRGADRFAGVEEILRDESLFERYLDLVRDMGRTLAEEDPELVAFELMNEPVTGCEGTEGEAWDSQLGRLFAAARSSAPRTTLVLTGACWGGAEGLAAINPHTIPDDNVLWGFHSYAPFVLTSQGALWAGDFIRYVTGIPYPPYAHRAELADALEKARERIRNEAPFLRRAGMLAYLDEQIALVDTEEELAAEMAAPFETVAAWARKYDVDPGDIILSEFGMIRQEYQNPTIMPAQWRAAYMRDMIEQAEGHGFSWSIWGYGGAFGIVEEFGGRRAEDDVLKMIEGLDGTRP is encoded by the coding sequence ATGGCGAATAAAAAACTTGGTATCGGCAGATTTGCAGCGGCGGTCTTGATTTTTGCATTTTCTGCTGGCGGGCTGGAAGCTGCGACCTTTTCGCCCGGGCGTGGTGTCAATCTTGATCTGTGGGATACGTGGCCGGACGAAGCCGACTGGGGCCGCAGGGACGTCCTTCTGCCCTACCCGGAATGGCGACGGAAGATGGGAACGGAAGATCTGGCGCTGCTGAAGGCAACAGGTTTCGATTTCCTGCGGATGCCCGTGGATCCGATACCCTTTCTTTCCCCGAAATCTGCGGATTTCCGTGAGGAACTGTTTTCCTCCGTCCTTGACGGAGTGCGCAACATCAACGCTGCCGGTCTGAAGGTGATCGTCGATCTGCACCCGATACCAAGGGGCGCGGATCGTTTTGCTGGCGTTGAAGAGATACTGCGCGATGAAAGCCTGTTCGAACGATATCTGGATCTGGTGCGTGATATGGGACGAACGCTCGCGGAAGAGGATCCGGAACTGGTCGCATTCGAGTTGATGAATGAGCCTGTTACCGGTTGCGAGGGCACGGAGGGCGAGGCGTGGGACAGCCAGCTTGGACGCCTCTTTGCTGCTGCGCGATCTTCCGCGCCGCGTACAACACTGGTTTTGACGGGTGCCTGCTGGGGAGGGGCGGAAGGACTTGCCGCAATCAATCCGCACACCATACCCGACGACAATGTGCTCTGGGGGTTCCACTCCTATGCGCCATTTGTCCTCACCTCGCAGGGTGCACTTTGGGCGGGTGATTTTATCCGCTACGTGACTGGCATTCCCTACCCACCCTATGCGCACCGGGCGGAGCTGGCGGATGCATTGGAAAAAGCCCGCGAACGCATCCGCAATGAGGCGCCCTTCCTTCGGCGTGCGGGAATGCTTGCTTATCTCGATGAACAGATAGCACTTGTGGATACGGAGGAAGAGCTTGCTGCGGAAATGGCCGCGCCGTTCGAAACGGTGGCTGCCTGGGCCCGAAAATACGATGTCGATCCCGGCGACATCATTCTCAGCGAGTTCGGCATGATAAGGCAGGAATACCAGAACCCCACCATCATGCCGGCACAATGGCGCGCCGCCTACATGCGCGACATGATCGAACAGGCCGAGGGGCATGGTTTTTCGTGGTCCATCTGGGGATATGGCGGGGCGTTCGGCATTGTCGAGGAGTTTGGCGGGCGCCGTGCGGAAGACGATGTCCTGAAAATGATCGAAGGCCTGGATGGAACGCGCCCTTAG
- a CDS encoding Lrp/AsnC family transcriptional regulator, translated as MDELDERLITLLRHDARRSISDLAIDLGVSRATVRARMERLEKAGHIVGYTVILRADTVEAPVRGITMVEIEGRSADRVIHALEGFPEVSAVHTTNGRWDIVVELGASTLTDLDAVLRRIRLIPGIMNSETSLLLATPHSTRARL; from the coding sequence ATGGATGAGCTGGACGAACGCTTGATCACCCTGCTGCGTCACGACGCGCGCCGCAGCATCTCAGATCTGGCCATCGATCTGGGCGTTTCCCGTGCCACGGTCCGAGCACGTATGGAGCGGCTGGAAAAGGCGGGGCACATTGTCGGGTATACGGTCATCCTGCGCGCCGATACGGTGGAAGCGCCGGTTCGTGGCATCACGATGGTGGAGATAGAAGGGCGTTCTGCCGACAGGGTCATCCATGCGCTGGAAGGATTTCCGGAGGTGTCTGCCGTGCACACCACGAATGGCCGCTGGGACATCGTTGTGGAACTGGGAGCCTCCACCCTGACCGATCTCGACGCGGTGCTGCGGCGCATCCGCCTCATTCCCGGCATCATGAACAGCGAGACAAGTCTGTTGCTCGCAACGCCACACAGCACACGGGCCCGGCTCTGA
- the ftsZ gene encoding cell division protein FtsZ, translating into MTDQKKPEISEMRPKITIIGVGGGGGNAVNNMIAQELQGVDFIAANTDAQALTMSRAERLIQLGANSTEGLGAGSLPEIGQAAAEETIDEIMDHLSGTHMCFVTAGMGGGTGTGAAPIIAAAARNAGILTVGVVTKPFTFEGNRRMAIADQGIELLRQAADTVIVIPNQNLFRIADAKTTFAEAFELADKVLYSGVRCITDLIVKEGLINLDFADVRSVMRDMGRAMMGTGEATGDARAMKAAEAAIANPLLDEANMKGARGVLVSISGGRDMTLFEVDEAATRIREEVGDDAEIIVGAIFDDKLEGTFRVSVVAAGLANDADIQAADGAGSGDFRAQAIH; encoded by the coding sequence ATGACGGACCAGAAGAAGCCCGAAATCTCTGAAATGCGCCCCAAGATCACCATCATCGGTGTTGGCGGCGGTGGCGGCAATGCCGTCAACAACATGATCGCACAGGAACTGCAGGGCGTGGACTTCATCGCCGCCAACACGGATGCGCAGGCTTTGACCATGTCCAGGGCCGAGCGGCTGATCCAGCTTGGCGCGAACTCCACCGAGGGGCTCGGTGCCGGTTCGCTGCCAGAGATCGGGCAGGCTGCGGCCGAGGAAACCATTGACGAGATCATGGATCACCTGTCGGGCACGCATATGTGCTTTGTTACGGCCGGAATGGGCGGCGGTACGGGCACGGGCGCGGCGCCGATCATCGCTGCCGCGGCACGCAATGCCGGCATCCTGACGGTCGGTGTCGTGACAAAGCCGTTCACCTTCGAGGGGAATAGGCGCATGGCGATTGCGGATCAGGGGATCGAGCTGCTGCGTCAGGCTGCCGATACCGTCATTGTCATTCCCAACCAGAATCTCTTCCGCATCGCCGATGCCAAGACCACCTTCGCAGAGGCTTTTGAACTTGCAGACAAGGTTCTCTATTCCGGCGTTCGCTGCATCACCGATCTGATCGTCAAGGAAGGTCTGATCAATCTCGACTTCGCCGATGTGCGTTCGGTCATGCGCGACATGGGCCGCGCCATGATGGGCACTGGCGAGGCGACGGGCGATGCCCGCGCGATGAAGGCCGCCGAGGCAGCCATTGCCAACCCGCTTCTGGACGAAGCCAACATGAAGGGCGCACGCGGCGTTCTGGTCTCGATTTCCGGTGGCCGCGACATGACCCTGTTCGAGGTGGACGAAGCCGCGACGCGCATTCGCGAAGAGGTTGGCGATGACGCGGAAATCATCGTTGGAGCGATTTTCGACGACAAGCTGGAGGGGACGTTCCGCGTTTCCGTTGTCGCTGCAGGGCTTGCCAATGATGCTGACATACAGGCTGCTGACGGTGCCGGTTCGGGGGATTTTCGGGCGCAGGCAATCCATTGA